The following coding sequences are from one Anolis sagrei isolate rAnoSag1 chromosome 6, rAnoSag1.mat, whole genome shotgun sequence window:
- the CIDEB gene encoding lipid transferase CIDEB has product MEYINALVPTTLIKSVSNAGTELTRRVWSPSPPPQRPFRVCDHKRSIRKGLMAGTLQELLVKVRETLLVSGIMSLVLEEDGTLVETEEFFEALEDNTTVMVLEKGQKWSHSKGGGRSYALSGEKPRNSRDIARITFDIYKLNPRDLFGSLNISATFYGLYSMSCDFKCLGPKKVLREFLRVTSSVMQGIGHILLGASHYIRRLLEGGDNWHQRARLRAYED; this is encoded by the exons GTCAGTATCGAATGCAGGTACAGAACTCACCCGACGCGTCTGGTCACCTAGCCCTCCACCGCAGCGCCCCTTCCGGGTTTGTGACCACAAACGCAGCATCCGTAAGGGGTTGATGGCAGGGACCTTGCAGGAGTTGCTGGTGAAG GTGAGGGAGACACTGCTGGTGTCGGGCATCATGTCCTTGGTGTTGGAGGAGGACGGTACTTTGGTGGAGACTGAAGAGTTTTTTGAGGCCTTGGAAGATAACACAACCGTGATGGTGCTGGAAAAGGGCCAAAAGTGGAGTCACAGCAAG GGAGGTGGTCGGTCATATGCACTAAGCGGTGAAAAGCCCCGAAACAGCCGGGACATTGCTCGCATCACGTTCGACATCTACAAGCTCAACCCTCGTGACCTCTTTGGCAGCCTTAACATCTCGGCCACGTTCTATGGGCTCTACTCCATGAGCTGTGACTTCAAGTGCCTGGGACCCAAAAAAGTGTTGAG GGAGTTCTTACGTGTGACCTCCTCCGTCATGCAAGGCATTGGGCACATCCTTCTGGGTGCCTCTCACTATATCCGTCGGCTCTTGGAGGGTGGCGACAACTGGCATCAACGTGCCAGGCTGCGTGCCTACGAAGACTGA
- the NOP9 gene encoding nucleolar protein 9 produces MGVPPHPKKGGKKRKDQRKQAPPSDSVEASGSKESKKVSIPKLEQASAEYFRRAHDTLKAGFESEEEKGLFISNVLEEAEAVALPLALNTSGSLLLQALIPSTSSSSLSRFLQALTPSLCLAACHSCGAHILEAVLLRSPLLIKDGAEDSETLENLVLELGRTVQKELSTFALDAHASFVVRTLLQVLGGVRVGSDGGRGLGISSSRAKRAKTESEGPLEFEVPDSFISLLHEFSSCFQEHISDFITNKYFSLCLQVALEVLHRKLPDSCSELCCSVIGYLSSCNPTAGQSPLLVFLKDATCSRVLDKVLEVSNPKALRSFYKAHVKGQLRVLAEHGVANFTLQRLIQAASRKLLGQLFEELSPGVEEIMAHEHLGVINALLGACRKRGVYQQEVLQILMEAFHCWEPPSRQASCVPLIASVLAYEVYYGEEDGEDPPQGQEDASHPLSSVSYHGSLMLQHLLHFADPSMVLRSFGAMTPKDLVTLACDPAGSHVFNALLDSPTIPEKQRRKVLRLLKGSYFSLACNKHGSRVLDAIWNKASLPTKQAMAQELAEYEPQLRHDPFGHHVSRNFALTHFLKRRQDWDRHQEAEKKRRNLFAEILDG; encoded by the exons ATGGGGGTGCCTCCTCACCCCAAGAAAGGAGGCAAAAAGAGGAAAGATCAGCGGAAACAAGCACCACCTTCTGACTCAGTTGAAGCAAGTGGGAGCAAAGAAAGCAAAAAGGTGTCCATTCCCAAACTGGAGCAGGCTTCAGCGGAGTATTTCCGTCGGGCTCATGACACCTTGAAAGCagggttcgaatctgaggaggaGAAAG GTCTGTTTATTAGCAATGTCTTGGAGGAGGCTGAAGCGGTGGCCCTGCCCTTAGCCCTGAACACATCTGGTTCTCTGCTCCTTCAGGCCCTGATCCCATCCACTTCATCGTCCAGCTTGAGCCGCTTCCTCCAGGCCTTGACCCCCTCCTTGTGCCTGGCTGCTTGCCACTCCTGTGGGGCCCACATCCTGGAGGCTGTCTTGCTGCGCTCCCCGTTACTGATCAAGGATGGTGCAGAGGACTCTGAGACACTGGAGAACCTTGTTCTGGAACTGGGAAGGACAGTGCAAAAGGAATTGTCCACCTTTGCTTTGGATGCCCATGCTAGTTTTGTGGTGCGGACACTGCTGCAGGTGCTTGGAGGGGTCCGAGTTGGGTCAGATGGAGGCCGAGGTTTAG GAATTTCAAGCTCTAGAGCAAAGCGGGCCAAAACAGAAAGTGAGGGGCCTTTGGAATTTGAAGTCCCAGACTCCTTTATCTCCCTCCTCCATGAATTCAGCAGCTGCTTTCAGGAGCACATTTCAG ACTTCATTACCAACAAATATTTCAGCCTCTGCCTCCAAGTGGCCCTGGAGGTCTTACATAGGAAGCTGCCTGACTCCTGTTCAGAGCTGTGCTGCTCAGTGATTGGCTACCTGAGCTCCTGCAACCCGACCGCTGGGCAGAG ccCTCTCCTGGTGTTCCTAAAAGATGCCACCTGCAGCCGGGTGCTGGACAAGGTCCTAGAGGTGTCCAACCCAAAGGCCTTGCGGTCCTTCTACAAGGCACACGTCAAAGGGCAGCTACGGGTCCTGGCGGAGCACGGCGTGGCCAACTTCACTCTGCAGCGGCTCATTCAGGCTGCCTCCCGGAAGCTG CTGGGACAACTATTTGAGGAGCTGAGCCCAGGAGTGGAAGAGATCATGGCTCATGAGCACTTGGGAGTCATCAATGCTCTCTTGGGGGCCTGCAGAAAACGTGGGGTGTACCAGCAGGAGGTGCTGCAGATCCTCATGGAG GCTTTTCACTGCTGGGAACCTCCCTCCCGCCAAGCGTCCTGTGTGCCTCTGATTGCATCTGTGTTGGCTTATGAAGTGTACTATGGTGAAGAGGATGGGGAGGATCCACCCCAGGGTCAG GAGGATGCATCCCATCCCTTGAGTTCCGTCTCCTACCATGGCTCCCTTATGCTCCAGCACTTGCTACACTTTGCTGACCCCTCCATGGTGCTGCGCAGCTTCGGGGCCATGACTCCCAAGGATCTTGTCACCCTGGCTTGCGATCCTGCAGGAAGCCATGTCTTTAACGCTCTCCTGGACAGCCCCACCATCCCCGAAAAACAGAGGCGGAAAGTGCTGCGGCTTCTTAAG GGTTCCTACTTCTCCCTGGCTTGTAACAAGCATGGAAGTCGTGTCTTGGATGCCATTTGGAACAAAGCCAGTCTGCCAACCAAGCAAGCCATGGCTCAAGAATTGG cTGAATATGAGCCACAGCTCCGTCATGATCCCTTTGGCCACCATGTGTCCCGCAACTTTGCCTTGACCCATTTCCTCAAGCGCCGCCAGGATTGGGACCGCCATCAGGAAGCAGAGAAGAAGCGGAGGAATCTCTTTGCTGAGATCTTGGATGGTTGA